In Microcoleus sp. AS-A8, a single window of DNA contains:
- the drmC gene encoding DISARM system phospholipase D-like protein DrmC, translated as MYFINLQSAVSLATALETKRLSAPFSLSSAASYVPVDKVQMIVGELNKLHTMGATPNHIAYTLRLLAAERESSQEMRDRIDLVWTGQEVVGSESRDTSIVVRELFSTAKTSVLISSFAIDKGKKARELFGVLADRMDANPKLQVRMFLNVQRPHRSQAPESTLLREFADTFRKAIWPGKRLPEVFHDPRSLAMGTGERASLHAKCVVVDEERLLVTSANFTEAAHERNIEAGVLLADPVAARAMRSQFETLVSRNILRRVPGI; from the coding sequence TTGTACTTCATAAACCTGCAATCTGCTGTAAGTCTTGCAACAGCGCTGGAAACAAAAAGACTTTCTGCACCTTTTTCCCTCTCCAGTGCTGCTAGTTATGTACCAGTCGATAAGGTCCAAATGATTGTTGGAGAACTAAACAAACTCCACACAATGGGTGCAACACCCAATCACATCGCCTATACCTTGCGTCTCTTGGCTGCCGAACGGGAATCGTCCCAGGAAATGCGCGATCGCATCGATTTAGTTTGGACGGGGCAGGAAGTCGTCGGCTCTGAAAGTCGCGATACCAGCATTGTAGTGCGCGAACTGTTCAGCACTGCCAAGACGAGCGTGCTCATTTCCAGCTTTGCGATTGACAAGGGAAAGAAAGCGCGAGAATTGTTTGGGGTACTCGCAGATCGAATGGATGCCAATCCAAAACTTCAAGTCAGGATGTTTCTAAACGTGCAACGTCCTCACAGAAGCCAAGCTCCAGAGTCTACTCTACTCAGAGAGTTTGCCGACACCTTTCGCAAGGCAATCTGGCCAGGGAAACGGTTGCCAGAGGTCTTCCACGATCCACGCTCCCTAGCAATGGGTACGGGAGAGAGAGCCAGCCTGCACGCCAAGTGTGTTGTAGTGGATGAGGAGCGCTTGCTCGTTACATCGGCTAATTTTACGGAAGCGGCTCACGAGCGTAACATTGAAGCGGGTGTACTGCTAGCTGACCCCGTGGCAGCTAGAGCGATGCGATCGCAATTTGAGACTTTGGTTTCTAGAAATATCTTACGCCGAGTTCCTGGCATTTGA
- a CDS encoding EVE domain-containing protein, whose translation MAYWLFQGNPKYYRVLDGIRDFEQMPWLVTRYGKDIASGDGVLVWVSGKEAGIYAIATVTEPAQVITKLPDRQYWGDPNRATGKQQATIRFISKLLDSPLLKTILLKDPLLKNLLVIRAPNSTNFKITQEEWQRVHELLKEST comes from the coding sequence ATGGCATATTGGCTGTTCCAAGGCAATCCCAAATACTACCGCGTCCTTGATGGCATCCGAGACTTTGAACAGATGCCTTGGTTGGTGACTCGCTACGGGAAAGACATTGCTTCTGGTGATGGAGTTCTGGTTTGGGTGTCTGGGAAAGAGGCAGGGATTTATGCGATCGCCACAGTCACAGAACCCGCTCAGGTTATCACCAAGCTACCAGACCGCCAATACTGGGGAGACCCCAACCGCGCTACAGGAAAACAGCAAGCCACCATCCGGTTTATCAGCAAACTGCTGGACAGCCCACTACTGAAAACAATTTTACTGAAAGACCCCCTACTAAAAAACTTATTGGTCATTCGCGCTCCCAACTCCACTAACTTCAAAATTACTCAAGAGGAGTGGCAACGAGTACATGAGCTATTAAAGGAGTCAACTTAG